GCACCGCGCCTGGGTGCACGAAGTCGACGCGAACGAGTGGGTGTTCCGCGAAGCGGGCCGCAGGGCCGTCACCGAGGCGCTGGCCGCGGAACGCGCGGGCGGGCAGCCGTGACCGACCCGGCGCCGACCACCTCGCTGTGGAGCAACCGCAACTACCGCATCTTCGTCGTCATCCAGACGCTCTCCGCCCTCGGGGACTCGTTCTCGTTCGTGGCCATCCCGTTGCTGGTGCTGCACAGCACCGGATCGGTCGTCCAGATGGGCCTAGTCACCGGCCTGACCGGCGTCGCGTCCATCGTCACGGGCCTCTTCGCCGGTGTGATCGCCGACCGGTTCGACCGGCGCGGGCTCATGATGCTCTCCGACATGGCGCGCTGCCTGCTGTACGGGCTCATCCCGCTGGTCTGGCTCTTCGCCACTCCGATGTGGCTGATCTACACGGTCGTTCCGCTCACCGGCGGCTTCGCGATGCTCTTCCAGGTGACGTACGTGACGGTGGTGCCCGCCATCGTCGAGCCCGGCCAGATCATCAGGGCCAACGCCCACCTGTACGGCTCCTACGCGGTGGCGACGGTCGGTGGGCCCGCCCTCGCGGGCCTCGTCGCGGCGGCGTTCGGCCCCGTGGCCGCGCTAGGGATCGACGCCGTGACGTTCGCCGTGTCGGCCGCCGGGCTCCTCCTCGTCCAGCTGCGGCCGACCCCGCGGCCTGCCGGGAGTGAAGGACAGGGCGGCCCCGGACGGGGCGCCGAACGCGGGCGCGTGCGCGACGAGTTCCTCGCCGGCTTCCGCTTCCTGTGGGCGCACCCCGTGCTGCGCCCGCTCACCGTGCTGCTGTCCCTGTTCATCTTCCTCACGCACGGCATGACCGACGTCATCATCTTCCGTGTCAAGGAGGACCTGGGCCACGGCGACGGCACGGTGGGCTATGTGCTGAGCGCGGGCACCGTCGGCACGTTCCTCGCCTCCTTCCTCGTCGCGCGTCTGCGCAAAGGCCTGGGGTTCGGGCCGAGTTGGATCGGCGCCGTCACGCTCGCCGGTGTCGCCGTCGCCTGCCTCGGGCTGACCGGGAGCGTGCCGGTGATCGGCGCGCTCTCGGCGGCCATGCTGCTGGCCACCGGCGTCGCCGGGATCTGCTCCATGTCCCTGCGACAGGAGGTGACGCCGGGTCACCTGCTCGGGCGGGTCACCGCCGCGTTCTGGACCACGCACTACTCGCTCGGTCCGCTCGGAGCGGCCGCCGTCACCGCGGCCGCGGCCGGGTTCGGGGTGGCCGAGGTGTGCCTGGCCGTCGGCGCGGGCGTGGTGTGCGTGGCGCTGAGCGGGACGCTGACGGGGATCGTGCGGGACCGGTCGCCGGAGGCGTCGCTCCGTACGGCGGAGGCGCAGTCGCCCGAGTCGGCGACGGAGACCGCCTGACGCCCCGACTCCCGGGCGCCTACCCGGACGCCCCGACTCCCGGGCGCCTACCCGGAACGCGTCGCGCCGCTGCCGGAGGCCTCCTCGTCCGACGACCGGGCCGCCCCGGCACGCTTGTCCCGCTGCTCGTCCCCGTGCCCCGGCCACCAGGCCGCGTGCCCGATGAGCGCCGTCAGCGCCGGGGTGAAGATCATCGCCATGACGAAGGCGGCGATGAGGATGCCGAAGGAGAGCGAGAAACCCATCTGGGAGAGCGTCGAGTTGCCCGCGAGCATCAGCGTCGCGAACGTACCCGCGAGGATCACGCCGGCCGAGCCGATCGTCGGTCCCGAGTGGCGCACCGCCGTGCCCGCCGCGTCGTGCGGGGACCGTCCCTCACGGGCCTCCTCGCGCAGTCGCGACACCATGAGGATGTTGTAGTCCGTGCCGAGCGCCACCACGAACAAGTACATGATCACGGGCAGCATGAACATCAGGCCGGGCTGGCTGCCGATCTGCTGGAAGATCAGGGAGGTCGCGCCGAGCGTCGCGCCGAAGCCGAGTGCGACGGACAGCATCAGGTACCAGGGCGCGACCAGACTGCGCAGCAGCAGCCCGAGGATCACCATGATGGCGAGCGCGGCCACCGGGAAGACCACCGAATAGTCGCGGTCGACCGCCTTGTTGATGTCCACGTACACGGCCGTGGTGCCGCCGACCAGCGCCTCGGTGCCGGAGGGGGCGTCCTCGTGGGCGGCGGGGCGCAGCCGGTCCTTGACGGTCTCCAGGGCCTTGTCGGAGGCGGGCGGGTCCGAGAGGATCACGGAGTACGAGGCCGTCGTACGGTCCGGGCTCAGCCGCGGCGCCGCCACCTCGCCCACCCCGGAGACGTCGGCCAGCTGCTTGCGGAAGGCGGCGGCCCGCGCCTCGGTGACCGCCTCGTCGTTCGTGGAGGTGAGGTACACCGACGTCGGGTCGGTGCTGCCGGCCGGGAAGCCCTTCTGTAGGTCGTCCAGGGCGACCATCGACTCCTTGTCCTTGGGCAGTGAGGACCCCGCCAGGTCGAAGTTGGCCTTGTAGCCGAGCGCGCCGAGCGTGAGGGCGCCCATGAACAGTGCGGACACCAGAGCCCAGAAGGCGGGTTTGCGGGCGATGGACGCGCCGAGCTTGGCGAACCCCGTGCCGTGCGGCTCCCGCTGCCAGGACTTCGACGGCCAGAAGACCTTCGTGCCGAGGAGCGACACCACGGCGGGGACGAGGGTGAGACCGGCGAGGAGCGTCACGAACACCGCGATGGCCAGGGCGGGGCCCATCGACCGCAGCATGCCGAGCGAGGACAGCGTCAGCGCGGCGAAGGCGACGATGACCGCGCCGGCCGCCGACGTGATCGCCTCGCCGACCCGCTCCACGGCGTGCACCATGCCGCTCTTGGGATCCTCGCCCGCGC
The window above is part of the Streptomyces venezuelae genome. Proteins encoded here:
- a CDS encoding MFS transporter — translated: MTDPAPTTSLWSNRNYRIFVVIQTLSALGDSFSFVAIPLLVLHSTGSVVQMGLVTGLTGVASIVTGLFAGVIADRFDRRGLMMLSDMARCLLYGLIPLVWLFATPMWLIYTVVPLTGGFAMLFQVTYVTVVPAIVEPGQIIRANAHLYGSYAVATVGGPALAGLVAAAFGPVAALGIDAVTFAVSAAGLLLVQLRPTPRPAGSEGQGGPGRGAERGRVRDEFLAGFRFLWAHPVLRPLTVLLSLFIFLTHGMTDVIIFRVKEDLGHGDGTVGYVLSAGTVGTFLASFLVARLRKGLGFGPSWIGAVTLAGVAVACLGLTGSVPVIGALSAAMLLATGVAGICSMSLRQEVTPGHLLGRVTAAFWTTHYSLGPLGAAAVTAAAAGFGVAEVCLAVGAGVVCVALSGTLTGIVRDRSPEASLRTAEAQSPESATETA
- a CDS encoding MMPL family transporter; the encoded protein is MFSGLGRFVVRRPWWIIVAWVIAAGAVISLAPKLTSSSDEASFLPDHYESIRAADVQEKDFPEQQNVGAIIVFQRSDGGKLTAADSADVARVSKDLQNRKIPEVQAVVPGEVSPNKQVQTSVVAMPKITNPEDTAQQDAVKDLRDGLKPELKGTDLSAGITGSAAQALDESDASKKAGLLVGVGTIVIIVVLLLVIFRSPIIALLPVVLIGLISPMATGLIASANKAFDMKADSSIQELLTVVLFGVGTDYILFLLFRYREALRAGEDPKSGMVHAVERVGEAITSAAGAVIVAFAALTLSSLGMLRSMGPALAIAVFVTLLAGLTLVPAVVSLLGTKVFWPSKSWQREPHGTGFAKLGASIARKPAFWALVSALFMGALTLGALGYKANFDLAGSSLPKDKESMVALDDLQKGFPAGSTDPTSVYLTSTNDEAVTEARAAAFRKQLADVSGVGEVAAPRLSPDRTTASYSVILSDPPASDKALETVKDRLRPAAHEDAPSGTEALVGGTTAVYVDINKAVDRDYSVVFPVAALAIMVILGLLLRSLVAPWYLMLSVALGFGATLGATSLIFQQIGSQPGLMFMLPVIMYLFVVALGTDYNILMVSRLREEAREGRSPHDAAGTAVRHSGPTIGSAGVILAGTFATLMLAGNSTLSQMGFSLSFGILIAAFVMAMIFTPALTALIGHAAWWPGHGDEQRDKRAGAARSSDEEASGSGATRSG